ATCCATGGGGCAGGATCATCACTGAAATTTTTCAAAAAAAATCCAATACCGATCCCTCCAATGAGGGTAAGCGTACTATCTCTGAAAATGGAAAGGGGCTCTAGAGAGATTGCCTGCCATTTTTGAGGTTGTTTTTGATCTGGAAAAGACCAGCAAATCCAGCCATAAAGATTGATAAAGGAAAAGATGATCTGGAGCGTTAGGTTGGCATAAAGATGATGTGCACCAAAAACAGCCGCATATAGAACAGCGCTGATAAGAAGAAAAAACCAGCCTGAAATTCGGGGGAGAATAAGAAGGGTCGAGCCGATGGCGCAATTTATCGCTGCAATCAGCTCAATGGTGTAAAGATTGGGTAAAATCATTGGAAGCTCCCTCCGCCCGCATGATCGGGATCAGGTTATGAGGGTACTTCTCAGTCTTTGGGATAAAGACGCCCCTGCCAAGTCTTCATTGTTAGGAGAGACGAGAGGGGCGGTCAATCCAAATATTATTTGCGTGCTTTTTCAATAATCTCGATCAGTTCGTTTAAAGGGGCTTCATCAAGCTCAACATGAATCCAATTTTTATCTTTGTTGAGAACTTTGTGAAGAACGTCTTTCACACCCTCAATCACTTCTTTTTTTTGTTCTGGGGAGGCTGATCCACTGGCTAGTCTGACATTTACAACTGGCATTGATTTTCTCCATTCAAAATTTCTTGAAATACGCTTAAGAAAGCGTTTTAAATATAGGTCTTTTGAATAGAATTTCCTATTTTTTTTAAATCTTTTAGAGAGAAAGAAGAGAGATATAAAATATTTTTTAACTTAAAAGAATATAAGTAAAAATGGATTCATATAAAGTAATCATTTTTTTTTAAATCTATTTATTTTAAATTCGTATTTTTGATATTTTACATCTATTCTAAATTGTTTTAGAATGGAGAATAATATTTTCTAATCTTTCAATAACTTACTGTATTAGTCTTCTTTATCCTTTTAACATACAAGGGTAGAATAGTTGCGACTCAAAATGAGCTGGAATGATGGAGTAACGGATGGGTTGGAAAAGTTTTTGGCGGTCAGTACAGAAAAAACTGATGAAGCCGCCATCTATTCCCGGCAAGCCACCGCCTGATTTTCAGTCTATTTCAGGTATTGGCTCTATCTGGCGTGGGCAAGCATTATTACGAGGAGAGCTTTATTTCGATGGCGCCTTTTTCCCGCTGATAAGGCCGGAACAATTCGGTAAATTACCTAGCCATTATAAAAATCTGCCGCATATTGTTCGGGAATATTTCCAAAGTTTCCAGTGGCTCGCTGATCTGCGTGCAGAGGGAAGTCCTTCTGCACGTCTGTTAGGGCGTGCTTATATGGTGGCATGGGGATGGCGTCCACCTCAAGATTCTATGGATGACGATCCTGTGCTCATCGGTTGCCGTTTGCTCTGCTGGGTGATTCATTATGAATATTTTATTGGTACAGCACCAAAAGCGGCATCCAGCTCCGTTTTATCCCGTTTAGGCCAAGAGGGGCGGTTGCTGTCCTCTTTGTTGCCGGGAGATGATTTTGGAAGTCGCAATCTGGTTTCTTGCGCTGGATTATTGGCTGCATATCTGGTTTTTCCAACGCAGGACGGTTTTCTAAGCCGTTATGAACGTTTTTCTTCGGAGGCTTTGGAATCCGCTTTATTGCCGGGAGGAACGGTCGTTGAGCGCAATCCGATGGCACAGCTTAATTTCGTATATTTGCTGTATCGTCTTTGGGAAATTCATTTATTGATCGGTATTGACTTCCCGTTGCAATTTAAAACGGCCCTTTCCCGCTCCGTGACTTCTTTAGCGGCACAAGTGCATGGGGATGGGGCTTTGGCGATTTTTAATGGTGCTGCGGAAGGAAATCCTGATTTTGTTCAGGCCTTATTACGCTCCTTGAATATTCCAGTGACATTCCCGGCAACCAGTTTTCATGATGCTTTTGTGCGACTGGCATGCGGTAAAGGTTTAGTATTGATTGATGCAGGCCGTCCTGTCGAGGATCTACCGCATAATAAAACCCATGCCGGTATTTTATCTTTTGAGTTTTCTTATGGAAAAACCCGTATTTTTTCAAATATGGGGGCAGGGTTCTTACCTGAAAGGCAAAAAGCTTGGCGTCAGGGTCCCTCCCATAATTTACTCATTCCGAATGAAAAATCCTGCTTGATTTTTAAAGATGAAGAGGATTTCATCTATGCGCCTCGCTATATTCAGCGCCATACTTATACCCAGGATGATGGGGAGCTGATTGTTCTTTCACATGATTTTTACCGCGTGAGTCTCGGTGGAACATGGGAGCGTCAGATTTTCCTTTCCAATAATGGGGAAGTCCTTAAAGGGGAAGAATTTTGGTATGGTCGCCAAATGCCGGAAATGGTGATGCGTTTTCACCTTCATCCGGATGTGACAGCCGTTTGGGAAGAGGATGAAATTATTATTCGTTCGGCAGGGATGGCGTGGCGCTTTAGTTGTGAAGGCGGCGTTTTGTGTCTTGATGATGATTTATATCTTGGAAAAGTGGTGCCAAAAGAGACGAAACAAATTGTTATCCATAGAACCAAACATCATCAAATTGAACAATATGCGTTTGGGACTGAGGATTGGATTGCGGGACATAAAAAAAGTGAGCAGGTTTTTCGCTGGTATTTAGAACGGGTGCCTGCTTAATTTTAATCATTTTTAATTAAAATTTTTTTAAATTCTATCGGAGAAGATGGATCGATATGGCACAGATTTTACATTTTGATTTTGATGGGACAATTGCCGATACGGTTCAATGTGTCGTTGCGACCACGCAGGAAAGCTTTAAAAAATTTGGGCGCCAGGCACCGGATGCAGAGATTGTTAAGTCTTTTATGGGAATTCCACTTGAAATTTCAGGGCATGAAATGAGTAGTAAGCCTTTTTCTGAGGCAGAATTTTCTGAATTTTTAAAAAGTTACCGTGCGCTTTATCTTGAATATGCACCTTCAAAAATTCAGGTTTTTCCTCATGTTCGGGAAATATTGCTACAGGCCAAAGAGAAAGGCTGTTTTCTAACGATTGTCACCAGTAAATACACGGCGGCCGCAATTCAAAACCTCAAAGATTTAGATTTATTTTCTCTCTTTGATGTCGTTGTTGGTTCAGATACGGCCGGCGGCTATAAACCAAGCGCAGCACCTATCCGTAAAGCAGAAGAATTGCTGTTGGAAAAATACGGCACGGAAGTTAATCAGGTACTTTTTCAAAAGGCATGGGTTTTTGGGGATTCTACTTTCGATATCGAAATGGCCCATAATGCAGGGCTGAAAGCCTGTGCGGTTACTTGGGGCGCACATTCTCTCGAACAGTTAAAATCTTCTAGCCCTGATTTTATTGCAGACACACCAGTACAATTAGCCCAATTTTGGAGGGAATAGAGTGATTAAACTCTAATTTTTGAGCTTATTTGATTTGATAAAAAATAATTTGAAATAAAAAAATTAGGAAAAAATACTGTGGCTGAATTTCTTACAGGGTTAGATTTAAGTAATAGAATTAGAGAAGTTTTACAGGGTAAAAATTTGAAATGTGCAGTTGCCTTTTGGGGAGTGAACACAGGTTCTCTTAAGGACTTTAAAAATGCAAAAATCATTTGCGATATCCATAGTGGTGGAACTAACCCCGCGGTTTTAGAGGCTTTATGGGAGCAGAGTATAAAGAAAGAAAATATACGTTACCGTGAAAATTTACATGCCAAAGTTTACTGGAGTGAAAACGGTGTCATTATTGGTTCAGCAAATGCTTCAAGTTCAGGATTAGGAACTTTTGAAAAAGACCCAAGTAATTTGGAGGCAGGTGTTTTTCACAAGCCAAACTTCTCGGTGTGGAAATCGGTTGAGAAATGGTTTGACGGAGAATTTCAAAATAGCCACTGCGTAGATCAGAGAGTTTTGCAAATATGTAAGGAGCGTTGGTCTTCTAAAGAAAAACAGGGAATGTTTAGAGGAGAAATAGAGGAAGAAAGTAAAAAACAGATTGCAGCGGCTCAAGAAGAGGGGTCTTTATTTAAAATGCTTTGCGCTAATCCATTGGCTTTTGAAAGGGTCTCATTTGCATTTACGACTTGTAATGTAAGCAAGGCAAGAGAAGTGGAAATTAAGAATAAGTGCATTGAAAAAACCACTTTAAAGGAAGAAAATTTTTTACCTTTAATACCTTGGAATGGATGGGACTTGCACTCCGTTGAAGGTGTAAGCAATTTAATTGAATTTTATAAACCAAGGTCTAGAGTTAAAATAATAGCTCATAGCGTGGTTTATACTGACAAAAATAAACAGGAACAAGAAGCTTCATTACTTACTCGGGTAGAATCTTGGCGTGACTGGATGAAAGAAGGTATTCTTCCACATGGGACGCCATTTCTTGAAAATGTTTTAGAGCGAGATTTAAGAAAAATAGAAAAATTTTTTGAAGAAACAGAAGAGTGGCATAGCTAGATATTTAGTGCTTATGAATTAAAGGAGGCACTCGAAAAAGCAGGCTTGGCATAGGAGATTTTCTCCAGCCTTTTATTTTAGTTCGTTGACTTTTCTTGTGAAGTTTCGGCCGAGCCATTGCCCCATGAGGGTGGAGAAAGTTTCGATTTGAAGTTCGATATTCCCGGTCTCGCATTTCATTTCGGAAAATAACGTATTCACCGTACATTTTTTGACATTGGGATGAAGTCTTTCGGGCAGGAAGGCTTCCCCAAAAGAATTGATTAAATGATCCATGCTTTTTGAAATTTCTTTAGAAATTTCAGGATAGCCCATTTCCGTTTGATAAAATAAGCCTTCAATCAGTTTTGCAGAAGTTGTAAATTTTGATTTTTGAATCATGAGATTAATTAAAAATTTACTATCGGGCTTTTCATGATTTTTAATCACCCGATAGGCTTCAAAACATTCCATCATAAAAAGAGAGGCTGAATCCAAATAGTTTCGGAAATGCGGTGCCGCCATATTGGATTGGGAGACGTTTCGGCGATCTTCCGCAATATCCTGCATCGTGGCCTGGACTTCGAGGAGGGCGGCTTGTGTCTCAATTTGCTGACGGGCAGCTTTCCCGGCACCAATCCCTAAAAGAACAGTTGCAGAACAGCTGATAAAGGAGGCGGCGAGGATTAAGAGAACGGTTTCACTCTGGGGAAAACGTCCAGAAACAAGCCATTCATGTATGAAATAGCTA
The sequence above is drawn from the Acetobacteraceae bacterium genome and encodes:
- a CDS encoding HAD family hydrolase; the protein is MAQILHFDFDGTIADTVQCVVATTQESFKKFGRQAPDAEIVKSFMGIPLEISGHEMSSKPFSEAEFSEFLKSYRALYLEYAPSKIQVFPHVREILLQAKEKGCFLTIVTSKYTAAAIQNLKDLDLFSLFDVVVGSDTAGGYKPSAAPIRKAEELLLEKYGTEVNQVLFQKAWVFGDSTFDIEMAHNAGLKACAVTWGAHSLEQLKSSSPDFIADTPVQLAQFWRE
- a CDS encoding nicotinamide mononucleotide transporter gives rise to the protein MILPNLYTIELIAAINCAIGSTLLILPRISGWFFLLISAVLYAAVFGAHHLYANLTLQIIFSFINLYGWICWSFPDQKQPQKWQAISLEPLSIFRDSTLTLIGGIGIGFFLKNFSDDPAPWMDGLLSGFSLLAQYWMARSFICCWPLWIIVNSCYALQLLFWHLPFSAILFTYLALISVPGWRKWQMVSFQKSVT
- a CDS encoding tautomerase, whose product is MPVVNVRLASGSASPEQKKEVIEGVKDVLHKVLNKDKNWIHVELDEAPLNELIEIIEKARK